The Oenanthe melanoleuca isolate GR-GAL-2019-014 chromosome 15, OMel1.0, whole genome shotgun sequence genome contains a region encoding:
- the AP1B1 gene encoding AP-1 complex subunit beta-1 isoform X3 — MTDSKYFTTTKKGEIFELKAELNSDKKEKKKEAVKKVIASMTVGKDVSALFPDVVNCMQTDNLELKKLVYLYLMNYAKSQPDMAIMAVNTFVKDCEDPNPLIRALAVRTMGCIRVDKITEYLCEPLRKCLKDEDPYVRKTAAVCVAKLHDINAQLVEDQGFLDTLKDLISDSNPMVVANAVAALSEIAESHPSSNLLDLNPQSINKLLTALNECTEWGQIFILDCLANYMPKDDREAQSICERVTPRLSHANSAVVLSAVKVLMKFMEMLSKDLDYYGTLLKKLAPPLVTLLSAEPELQYVALRNINLIVQKRPEILKHEMKVFFVKYNDPIYVKLEKLDIMIRLASQANIAQVLAELKEYATEVDVDFVRKAVRAIGRCAIKVEQSAERCVSTLLDLIQTKVNYVVQEAIVVIKDIFRKYPNKYESVIATLCENLDSLDEPEARAAMIWIVGEYAERIDNADELLESFLEGFHDESTQVQLQLLTAIVKLFLKKPTETQELVQQVLSLATQDSDNPDLRDRGYIYWRLLSTDPVAAKEVVLAEKPLISEETDLIEPTLLDELICYIGTLASVYHKPPSAFVEGSRGVLHKGLPPRTGSIEGPESPDTAPSGEPAADQPSVIPTQGDLLGDLLNLDLGPPVTGPPMATSTVPMGAVDLLGGGLDSLIGGSGSFTAAPSSTAPPAVGGGLGDLFDLSTGVGTLSGSYVAPKTVWLPAMKAKGLEISGTFSRQVGSISMDLVLTNKALQVMSDFAIQFNRNSFGLAPAAPLQVHAPLAPNQSVEISLPLNTVGSVMKMDPLNNLQVAVKNNIDVFYFSTLYPLHILFVEDGKMERQMFLATWKDIPNENETQFQIKDCSLNADAVSSKLQGSNIFTIAKRNVEGQDMLYQSLKLTNGIWVLAELRIQPSNPSFMLSLKCRAPEVSQYIYQAYETILKN; from the exons ATGACAGACTCCAAGTACTTCACCACCACCAAGAAAG gGGAGATATTTGAGCTGAAAGCTGAGCTGAACAGTGacaagaaggagaagaagaaggaggcTGTGAAGAAGGTGATTGCATCCATGACTGTTGGCAAGGATGTCAG TGCTCTCTTCCCAGACGTGGTGAACTGCATGCAGACAGACAACCTGGAGCTGAAGAAGCTGGTCTACCTCTACCTGATGAACTATGCCAAGAGCCAGCCAGACATGGCCATCATGGCAGTGAACACCTTTGTGAag GACTGTGAGGACCCCAACCCTCTGATCAGGGCCCTGGCAGTGAGGACCATGGGCTGCATCCGTGTGGACAAGATCACGGAGTACCTGTGCGAGCCGCTGCGCAAGTGCCTCAAGGACGAGGATCCCTACGTGCGCAAAACCGCCGCCGTCTGCGTGGCCAAGCTGCACGACATCAACGCCCAGCTGGTGGAGGACCAGGGCTTCCTGGACACCCTCAAGGATCTCATCTCAGACTCCAACCCCATG GTGGTTGCCAACGCGGTGGCGGCGCTGTCGGAGATTGCAGAGTCTCATCCCAGCAGCAACCTCCTGGACCTCAACCCCCAGTCCATCAACaagctgctcacagccctcAATGAGTGCACTGAGTGGGGCCAGATCTTCATCCTGGACTGCCTGGCAAACTACATGCCCAAGGATGACCGGGAAGCACAGAG CATCTGCGAGCGCGTGACGCCGCGCCTGTCCCACGCCAACTCTGCCGTGGTGCTGTCAGCTGTCAAGGTGCTGATGAAGTTCATGGAGATGCTGTCCAAGGACCTGGATTACTATGGCACTCTCCTGAAGAAGCTGGCCCCACCCCTGGTCActctgctgtctgcagagccCGAGCTGCAGTACGTGGCCCTCCGCAACATCAACCTCATTGTGCAGAAAAG GCCTGAGATCCTGAAGCATGAGATGAAGGTGTTCTTTGTCAAGTACAATGACCCCATCTATGTCAAACTGGAGAAACTGGACATCATGATCCGCCTGGCCTCCCAGGCCAACATAGCTCAG GTGCTGGCGGAGCTGAAGGAATATGCCACAGAGGTGGATGTGGATTTTGTCAGGAAGGCAGTGAGAGCCATCGGCCGCTGTGCCATCAAGGTGGAG CAATCTGCAGAGCGCTGTGTCAGCACCCTGCTGGACCTCATCCAGACCAAGGTGAACTACGTGGTGCAGGAGGCCATCGTGGTCATCAAGGACATCTTCCGCAAGTACCCCAACAA GTACGAGAGCGTGATCGCCACGCTGTGCGAGAACCTGGATTCCCTGGACGAGCCCGAGGCCCGGGCGGCCATGATCTGGATCGTGGGGGAGTACGCCGAGCGCATCGACAACGCCGACGAGCTGCTGGAGAGCTTCCTGGAGGGGTTCCACGATGAGAGCACCCAG gtgcagctgcagctgctgactgCCATTGTGAAGCTGTTCCTGAAGAAGCCCACAGAGACACaggagctggtgcagcaggtgctgagctTGGCCACACAG GACTCGGACAACCCCGACCTGCGGGACCGCGGGTACATCTACTGGCGCCTGCTGTCCACGGACCCGGTGGCCGCCAAGGAGGTGGTGCTGGCCGAGAAGCCGCTCATCTCGGAGGAGACGGACCTGATCGAGCCCACGCTGCTGGACGAGCTCATCTGCTACATCGGGACGCTGGCCTCGGTGTACCACAAACCCCCCAGCGCCTTCgtggagggcagcaggggcGTGCTGCACAAGGGGCTGCCCCCCCGCACGGGCTC GATTGAGGGTCCTGAGAGCCCGGACACAGCCCCGTCGggggagccagcagcagatcAGCCCTCTGTGATCCCCACCCAGGGAGACCTGCTGGGGGACCTGCTCAACCTGGACCTGGGCCCCCCAGTGACTGGGCCACCCATGGCCACCTCCACCGTGCCCATGGGTGCTGTGGACCTGCTCGGGGGTGGCTTGGACAGCCTG AttggtggcagtggcagcttcacagcagctcccagcagcacagcacccccAGCCGTGGGGGGCGGCCTGGGTGACCTGTTTGACCTCTCCACTGGGGTGGGGACCCTCTCAGGATCCTACGTGGCCCCCAAAACG GTGTGGCTCCCTGCCATGAAAGCCAAGGGGCTGGAGATCTCTGGCACCTTCAGCCGCCAGGTGGGCTCCATCTCCATGGACCTTGTGCTGACCAACAAAGCCCTGCAGGTCATGTCTGACTTTGCCATCCAGTTCAACCGCAACAG CTTTGGcctggccccagcagctcctctgcaggtTCATGCTCCTCTGGCTCCCAACCAGTCTGTGGAGATCTCCCTGCCCCTCAACACTGTGGGCTCTGTCATGAAGATGGATCCCCTCAACAACCTCCAG GTGGCAGTGAAGAACAACATTGATGTCTTCTACTTCAGCACCCTGTACCCCCTGCACATCCTGTTTGTGGAGGATGGCAAGATGG AGAGGCAGATGTTCCTGGCCACTTGGAAGGACATTCCCAATGAGAATGAGACCCAGTTCCAGATCAAAGACTGTTCCCTCAATGCAG aTGCTGTGAGCAGCAAACTCCAAGGCAGCAACATCTTCACCATTGCCAAGAGGAACGTGGAGGGCCAGGACATGCTCTACCAGTCCCTGAAGCTCACCAATGGCATctgggtgctggcagagctccgGATCCAGCCCAGCAATCCCAGCTTCATG TTATCCCTGAAATGCCGAGCACCAGAGGTGTCCCAGTACATCTACCAAGCCTATGAGACCATCCTGAAGAactga
- the AP1B1 gene encoding AP-1 complex subunit beta-1 isoform X1, which produces MTDSKYFTTTKKGEIFELKAELNSDKKEKKKEAVKKVIASMTVGKDVSALFPDVVNCMQTDNLELKKLVYLYLMNYAKSQPDMAIMAVNTFVKDCEDPNPLIRALAVRTMGCIRVDKITEYLCEPLRKCLKDEDPYVRKTAAVCVAKLHDINAQLVEDQGFLDTLKDLISDSNPMVVANAVAALSEIAESHPSSNLLDLNPQSINKLLTALNECTEWGQIFILDCLANYMPKDDREAQSICERVTPRLSHANSAVVLSAVKVLMKFMEMLSKDLDYYGTLLKKLAPPLVTLLSAEPELQYVALRNINLIVQKRPEILKHEMKVFFVKYNDPIYVKLEKLDIMIRLASQANIAQVLAELKEYATEVDVDFVRKAVRAIGRCAIKVEQSAERCVSTLLDLIQTKVNYVVQEAIVVIKDIFRKYPNKYESVIATLCENLDSLDEPEARAAMIWIVGEYAERIDNADELLESFLEGFHDESTQVQLQLLTAIVKLFLKKPTETQELVQQVLSLATQDSDNPDLRDRGYIYWRLLSTDPVAAKEVVLAEKPLISEETDLIEPTLLDELICYIGTLASVYHKPPSAFVEGSRGVLHKGLPPRTGSIEGPESPDTAPSGEPAADQPSVIPTQGDLLGDLLNLDLGPPVTGPPMATSTVPMGAVDLLGGGLDSLMGDESEGLRSDVGGSPAIGGSGSFTAAPSSTAPPAVGGGLGDLFDLSTGVGTLSGSYVAPKTVWLPAMKAKGLEISGTFSRQVGSISMDLVLTNKALQVMSDFAIQFNRNSFGLAPAAPLQVHAPLAPNQSVEISLPLNTVGSVMKMDPLNNLQVAVKNNIDVFYFSTLYPLHILFVEDGKMERQMFLATWKDIPNENETQFQIKDCSLNADAVSSKLQGSNIFTIAKRNVEGQDMLYQSLKLTNGIWVLAELRIQPSNPSFMLSLKCRAPEVSQYIYQAYETILKN; this is translated from the exons ATGACAGACTCCAAGTACTTCACCACCACCAAGAAAG gGGAGATATTTGAGCTGAAAGCTGAGCTGAACAGTGacaagaaggagaagaagaaggaggcTGTGAAGAAGGTGATTGCATCCATGACTGTTGGCAAGGATGTCAG TGCTCTCTTCCCAGACGTGGTGAACTGCATGCAGACAGACAACCTGGAGCTGAAGAAGCTGGTCTACCTCTACCTGATGAACTATGCCAAGAGCCAGCCAGACATGGCCATCATGGCAGTGAACACCTTTGTGAag GACTGTGAGGACCCCAACCCTCTGATCAGGGCCCTGGCAGTGAGGACCATGGGCTGCATCCGTGTGGACAAGATCACGGAGTACCTGTGCGAGCCGCTGCGCAAGTGCCTCAAGGACGAGGATCCCTACGTGCGCAAAACCGCCGCCGTCTGCGTGGCCAAGCTGCACGACATCAACGCCCAGCTGGTGGAGGACCAGGGCTTCCTGGACACCCTCAAGGATCTCATCTCAGACTCCAACCCCATG GTGGTTGCCAACGCGGTGGCGGCGCTGTCGGAGATTGCAGAGTCTCATCCCAGCAGCAACCTCCTGGACCTCAACCCCCAGTCCATCAACaagctgctcacagccctcAATGAGTGCACTGAGTGGGGCCAGATCTTCATCCTGGACTGCCTGGCAAACTACATGCCCAAGGATGACCGGGAAGCACAGAG CATCTGCGAGCGCGTGACGCCGCGCCTGTCCCACGCCAACTCTGCCGTGGTGCTGTCAGCTGTCAAGGTGCTGATGAAGTTCATGGAGATGCTGTCCAAGGACCTGGATTACTATGGCACTCTCCTGAAGAAGCTGGCCCCACCCCTGGTCActctgctgtctgcagagccCGAGCTGCAGTACGTGGCCCTCCGCAACATCAACCTCATTGTGCAGAAAAG GCCTGAGATCCTGAAGCATGAGATGAAGGTGTTCTTTGTCAAGTACAATGACCCCATCTATGTCAAACTGGAGAAACTGGACATCATGATCCGCCTGGCCTCCCAGGCCAACATAGCTCAG GTGCTGGCGGAGCTGAAGGAATATGCCACAGAGGTGGATGTGGATTTTGTCAGGAAGGCAGTGAGAGCCATCGGCCGCTGTGCCATCAAGGTGGAG CAATCTGCAGAGCGCTGTGTCAGCACCCTGCTGGACCTCATCCAGACCAAGGTGAACTACGTGGTGCAGGAGGCCATCGTGGTCATCAAGGACATCTTCCGCAAGTACCCCAACAA GTACGAGAGCGTGATCGCCACGCTGTGCGAGAACCTGGATTCCCTGGACGAGCCCGAGGCCCGGGCGGCCATGATCTGGATCGTGGGGGAGTACGCCGAGCGCATCGACAACGCCGACGAGCTGCTGGAGAGCTTCCTGGAGGGGTTCCACGATGAGAGCACCCAG gtgcagctgcagctgctgactgCCATTGTGAAGCTGTTCCTGAAGAAGCCCACAGAGACACaggagctggtgcagcaggtgctgagctTGGCCACACAG GACTCGGACAACCCCGACCTGCGGGACCGCGGGTACATCTACTGGCGCCTGCTGTCCACGGACCCGGTGGCCGCCAAGGAGGTGGTGCTGGCCGAGAAGCCGCTCATCTCGGAGGAGACGGACCTGATCGAGCCCACGCTGCTGGACGAGCTCATCTGCTACATCGGGACGCTGGCCTCGGTGTACCACAAACCCCCCAGCGCCTTCgtggagggcagcaggggcGTGCTGCACAAGGGGCTGCCCCCCCGCACGGGCTC GATTGAGGGTCCTGAGAGCCCGGACACAGCCCCGTCGggggagccagcagcagatcAGCCCTCTGTGATCCCCACCCAGGGAGACCTGCTGGGGGACCTGCTCAACCTGGACCTGGGCCCCCCAGTGACTGGGCCACCCATGGCCACCTCCACCGTGCCCATGGGTGCTGTGGACCTGCTCGGGGGTGGCTTGGACAGCCTG ATGGGGGACGAGTCTGAAGGG CTGCGCAGTGATGTGGGAGGCAGCCCCGCT AttggtggcagtggcagcttcacagcagctcccagcagcacagcacccccAGCCGTGGGGGGCGGCCTGGGTGACCTGTTTGACCTCTCCACTGGGGTGGGGACCCTCTCAGGATCCTACGTGGCCCCCAAAACG GTGTGGCTCCCTGCCATGAAAGCCAAGGGGCTGGAGATCTCTGGCACCTTCAGCCGCCAGGTGGGCTCCATCTCCATGGACCTTGTGCTGACCAACAAAGCCCTGCAGGTCATGTCTGACTTTGCCATCCAGTTCAACCGCAACAG CTTTGGcctggccccagcagctcctctgcaggtTCATGCTCCTCTGGCTCCCAACCAGTCTGTGGAGATCTCCCTGCCCCTCAACACTGTGGGCTCTGTCATGAAGATGGATCCCCTCAACAACCTCCAG GTGGCAGTGAAGAACAACATTGATGTCTTCTACTTCAGCACCCTGTACCCCCTGCACATCCTGTTTGTGGAGGATGGCAAGATGG AGAGGCAGATGTTCCTGGCCACTTGGAAGGACATTCCCAATGAGAATGAGACCCAGTTCCAGATCAAAGACTGTTCCCTCAATGCAG aTGCTGTGAGCAGCAAACTCCAAGGCAGCAACATCTTCACCATTGCCAAGAGGAACGTGGAGGGCCAGGACATGCTCTACCAGTCCCTGAAGCTCACCAATGGCATctgggtgctggcagagctccgGATCCAGCCCAGCAATCCCAGCTTCATG TTATCCCTGAAATGCCGAGCACCAGAGGTGTCCCAGTACATCTACCAAGCCTATGAGACCATCCTGAAGAactga
- the AP1B1 gene encoding AP-1 complex subunit beta-1 isoform X2 yields the protein MTDSKYFTTTKKGEIFELKAELNSDKKEKKKEAVKKVIASMTVGKDVSALFPDVVNCMQTDNLELKKLVYLYLMNYAKSQPDMAIMAVNTFVKDCEDPNPLIRALAVRTMGCIRVDKITEYLCEPLRKCLKDEDPYVRKTAAVCVAKLHDINAQLVEDQGFLDTLKDLISDSNPMVVANAVAALSEIAESHPSSNLLDLNPQSINKLLTALNECTEWGQIFILDCLANYMPKDDREAQSICERVTPRLSHANSAVVLSAVKVLMKFMEMLSKDLDYYGTLLKKLAPPLVTLLSAEPELQYVALRNINLIVQKRPEILKHEMKVFFVKYNDPIYVKLEKLDIMIRLASQANIAQVLAELKEYATEVDVDFVRKAVRAIGRCAIKVEQSAERCVSTLLDLIQTKVNYVVQEAIVVIKDIFRKYPNKYESVIATLCENLDSLDEPEARAAMIWIVGEYAERIDNADELLESFLEGFHDESTQVQLQLLTAIVKLFLKKPTETQELVQQVLSLATQDSDNPDLRDRGYIYWRLLSTDPVAAKEVVLAEKPLISEETDLIEPTLLDELICYIGTLASVYHKPPSAFVEGSRGVLHKGLPPRTGSIEGPESPDTAPSGEPAADQPSVIPTQGDLLGDLLNLDLGPPVTGPPMATSTVPMGAVDLLGGGLDSLLRSDVGGSPAIGGSGSFTAAPSSTAPPAVGGGLGDLFDLSTGVGTLSGSYVAPKTVWLPAMKAKGLEISGTFSRQVGSISMDLVLTNKALQVMSDFAIQFNRNSFGLAPAAPLQVHAPLAPNQSVEISLPLNTVGSVMKMDPLNNLQVAVKNNIDVFYFSTLYPLHILFVEDGKMERQMFLATWKDIPNENETQFQIKDCSLNADAVSSKLQGSNIFTIAKRNVEGQDMLYQSLKLTNGIWVLAELRIQPSNPSFMLSLKCRAPEVSQYIYQAYETILKN from the exons ATGACAGACTCCAAGTACTTCACCACCACCAAGAAAG gGGAGATATTTGAGCTGAAAGCTGAGCTGAACAGTGacaagaaggagaagaagaaggaggcTGTGAAGAAGGTGATTGCATCCATGACTGTTGGCAAGGATGTCAG TGCTCTCTTCCCAGACGTGGTGAACTGCATGCAGACAGACAACCTGGAGCTGAAGAAGCTGGTCTACCTCTACCTGATGAACTATGCCAAGAGCCAGCCAGACATGGCCATCATGGCAGTGAACACCTTTGTGAag GACTGTGAGGACCCCAACCCTCTGATCAGGGCCCTGGCAGTGAGGACCATGGGCTGCATCCGTGTGGACAAGATCACGGAGTACCTGTGCGAGCCGCTGCGCAAGTGCCTCAAGGACGAGGATCCCTACGTGCGCAAAACCGCCGCCGTCTGCGTGGCCAAGCTGCACGACATCAACGCCCAGCTGGTGGAGGACCAGGGCTTCCTGGACACCCTCAAGGATCTCATCTCAGACTCCAACCCCATG GTGGTTGCCAACGCGGTGGCGGCGCTGTCGGAGATTGCAGAGTCTCATCCCAGCAGCAACCTCCTGGACCTCAACCCCCAGTCCATCAACaagctgctcacagccctcAATGAGTGCACTGAGTGGGGCCAGATCTTCATCCTGGACTGCCTGGCAAACTACATGCCCAAGGATGACCGGGAAGCACAGAG CATCTGCGAGCGCGTGACGCCGCGCCTGTCCCACGCCAACTCTGCCGTGGTGCTGTCAGCTGTCAAGGTGCTGATGAAGTTCATGGAGATGCTGTCCAAGGACCTGGATTACTATGGCACTCTCCTGAAGAAGCTGGCCCCACCCCTGGTCActctgctgtctgcagagccCGAGCTGCAGTACGTGGCCCTCCGCAACATCAACCTCATTGTGCAGAAAAG GCCTGAGATCCTGAAGCATGAGATGAAGGTGTTCTTTGTCAAGTACAATGACCCCATCTATGTCAAACTGGAGAAACTGGACATCATGATCCGCCTGGCCTCCCAGGCCAACATAGCTCAG GTGCTGGCGGAGCTGAAGGAATATGCCACAGAGGTGGATGTGGATTTTGTCAGGAAGGCAGTGAGAGCCATCGGCCGCTGTGCCATCAAGGTGGAG CAATCTGCAGAGCGCTGTGTCAGCACCCTGCTGGACCTCATCCAGACCAAGGTGAACTACGTGGTGCAGGAGGCCATCGTGGTCATCAAGGACATCTTCCGCAAGTACCCCAACAA GTACGAGAGCGTGATCGCCACGCTGTGCGAGAACCTGGATTCCCTGGACGAGCCCGAGGCCCGGGCGGCCATGATCTGGATCGTGGGGGAGTACGCCGAGCGCATCGACAACGCCGACGAGCTGCTGGAGAGCTTCCTGGAGGGGTTCCACGATGAGAGCACCCAG gtgcagctgcagctgctgactgCCATTGTGAAGCTGTTCCTGAAGAAGCCCACAGAGACACaggagctggtgcagcaggtgctgagctTGGCCACACAG GACTCGGACAACCCCGACCTGCGGGACCGCGGGTACATCTACTGGCGCCTGCTGTCCACGGACCCGGTGGCCGCCAAGGAGGTGGTGCTGGCCGAGAAGCCGCTCATCTCGGAGGAGACGGACCTGATCGAGCCCACGCTGCTGGACGAGCTCATCTGCTACATCGGGACGCTGGCCTCGGTGTACCACAAACCCCCCAGCGCCTTCgtggagggcagcaggggcGTGCTGCACAAGGGGCTGCCCCCCCGCACGGGCTC GATTGAGGGTCCTGAGAGCCCGGACACAGCCCCGTCGggggagccagcagcagatcAGCCCTCTGTGATCCCCACCCAGGGAGACCTGCTGGGGGACCTGCTCAACCTGGACCTGGGCCCCCCAGTGACTGGGCCACCCATGGCCACCTCCACCGTGCCCATGGGTGCTGTGGACCTGCTCGGGGGTGGCTTGGACAGCCTG CTGCGCAGTGATGTGGGAGGCAGCCCCGCT AttggtggcagtggcagcttcacagcagctcccagcagcacagcacccccAGCCGTGGGGGGCGGCCTGGGTGACCTGTTTGACCTCTCCACTGGGGTGGGGACCCTCTCAGGATCCTACGTGGCCCCCAAAACG GTGTGGCTCCCTGCCATGAAAGCCAAGGGGCTGGAGATCTCTGGCACCTTCAGCCGCCAGGTGGGCTCCATCTCCATGGACCTTGTGCTGACCAACAAAGCCCTGCAGGTCATGTCTGACTTTGCCATCCAGTTCAACCGCAACAG CTTTGGcctggccccagcagctcctctgcaggtTCATGCTCCTCTGGCTCCCAACCAGTCTGTGGAGATCTCCCTGCCCCTCAACACTGTGGGCTCTGTCATGAAGATGGATCCCCTCAACAACCTCCAG GTGGCAGTGAAGAACAACATTGATGTCTTCTACTTCAGCACCCTGTACCCCCTGCACATCCTGTTTGTGGAGGATGGCAAGATGG AGAGGCAGATGTTCCTGGCCACTTGGAAGGACATTCCCAATGAGAATGAGACCCAGTTCCAGATCAAAGACTGTTCCCTCAATGCAG aTGCTGTGAGCAGCAAACTCCAAGGCAGCAACATCTTCACCATTGCCAAGAGGAACGTGGAGGGCCAGGACATGCTCTACCAGTCCCTGAAGCTCACCAATGGCATctgggtgctggcagagctccgGATCCAGCCCAGCAATCCCAGCTTCATG TTATCCCTGAAATGCCGAGCACCAGAGGTGTCCCAGTACATCTACCAAGCCTATGAGACCATCCTGAAGAactga